The Candidatus Firestonebacteria bacterium RIFOXYD2_FULL_39_29 genome window below encodes:
- a CDS encoding phosphoglycerate dehydrogenase, giving the protein MFKILVADPIADEGIEILKKQKDTEVDVKLKLAPEEIIAIIGDYDALVVRSETKATTPILEAAKKLKVIGRAGVGVDNVDVSFASKKGIIVMNTPDGNTISTAEHTIAMMMSLSRNIPAADASMKQKKWDRKKFTGVELYGKTLGIIGLGRVGREVALRAKSFHMDIMAFDPYLTEEMALKAGYKKATVDEVVTTADYITVHTPLTKETKGIIGEKEIAKMKEGVRLINCARGGIIDEKALTAGLKSGKIAGAAIDVYEKEPPVEYIYSDLSNVVLTPHLGASTEEAQVSVAIAIANQVLEALRGGTVRNAVNAPAVPAEILTLMKPYILLGETLGRTLVQLIDGPIKKVEIEYTGQVCDFNTSYLTLSIVRGVLTPITKEPVNFVNAPHIIKEKNILVNESKSNLIKEYTSFIKVAITTDKGRNSIGGTVFGKNNIRISRLFGYDIDLEPATYMLIIINKDVPGMVGKIGTLLGKENINIASLQMARKITGGDATTILTLDNQIEDKIMLELAKMDNIRAVKFVKNDIA; this is encoded by the coding sequence AGAAGGATACCGAGGTTGATGTAAAACTTAAACTTGCCCCTGAAGAGATTATTGCTATTATCGGGGATTATGATGCGCTTGTGGTTAGAAGCGAAACCAAGGCTACGACGCCTATACTTGAAGCGGCGAAAAAATTAAAAGTAATCGGAAGGGCCGGAGTTGGGGTTGATAATGTTGATGTGTCTTTTGCTTCAAAAAAAGGCATTATTGTTATGAACACTCCGGATGGAAATACTATTTCCACGGCTGAACATACCATAGCTATGATGATGTCTCTTTCTAGAAATATTCCTGCGGCTGATGCCTCCATGAAACAGAAAAAATGGGATAGAAAGAAGTTTACAGGAGTGGAGCTTTACGGTAAGACTCTCGGAATAATAGGGCTGGGCAGGGTGGGAAGGGAAGTTGCGCTTCGCGCTAAGAGCTTTCATATGGATATAATGGCTTTTGATCCGTACCTTACAGAAGAGATGGCTCTCAAAGCGGGTTATAAAAAAGCTACGGTCGATGAAGTTGTAACTACAGCAGATTATATTACAGTGCACACTCCGCTTACAAAAGAAACAAAGGGAATAATAGGCGAAAAAGAAATTGCAAAAATGAAAGAGGGAGTGCGTTTGATCAATTGCGCGCGCGGCGGGATCATTGACGAGAAAGCGCTTACAGCCGGATTAAAAAGCGGGAAGATTGCAGGAGCTGCAATTGATGTGTACGAGAAAGAACCGCCTGTGGAATATATCTATAGTGATCTGTCAAATGTGGTGCTTACTCCCCATCTTGGCGCATCTACGGAAGAAGCTCAGGTTTCTGTGGCGATTGCAATTGCGAATCAAGTACTTGAAGCCCTTCGCGGCGGGACGGTAAGAAATGCGGTAAATGCTCCGGCGGTACCGGCGGAAATACTTACTCTGATGAAACCTTATATTTTACTCGGTGAAACCCTGGGAAGGACGCTGGTTCAGCTGATAGATGGACCGATAAAAAAAGTTGAGATAGAATACACCGGACAGGTTTGCGATTTTAATACTTCCTATCTGACGCTTTCAATTGTAAGAGGGGTCCTTACACCCATAACAAAGGAGCCGGTAAATTTTGTTAACGCCCCTCATATTATTAAAGAGAAAAATATCCTTGTAAATGAATCCAAATCAAACCTCATTAAGGAGTACACCAGCTTTATCAAAGTTGCCATTACCACGGATAAAGGAAGAAATTCCATTGGAGGTACCGTTTTCGGAAAGAATAACATCAGGATTTCCCGTCTTTTTGGATATGATATTGATCTTGAACCGGCAACTTATATGTTGATAATCATCAATAAGGACGTTCCGGGTATGGTTGGTAAAATTGGAACTCTTTTGGGTAAAGAAAACATAAATATAGCCAGTTTGCAGATGGCAAGAAAGATAACCGGCGGCGACGCTACTACCATATTGACGCTTGATAACCAGATAGAAGACAAAATCATGCTTGAGCTGGCAAAGATGGATAATATAAGAGCCGTCAAGTTTGTAAAAAATGATATAGCATAA